From Rissa tridactyla isolate bRisTri1 chromosome 7, bRisTri1.patW.cur.20221130, whole genome shotgun sequence, a single genomic window includes:
- the RND3 gene encoding rho-related GTP-binding protein RhoE has translation MKERRASQKLSSKAVMDPNQNVKCKIVVVGDSQCGKTALLHVFAKDCFPESYVPTVFENYTASFEIDTQRIELSLWDTSGSPYYDNVRPLSYPDSDAVLICFDISRPETLDSVLKKWKGEIQEFCPNTKMLLVGCKSDLRTDVSTLVELSNHRQTPVSYDQGANMAKQIGAATYIECSALQSENSVRDIFHVATLACVNKTNKNVKRNKSQRATKRISHMPGRPELSTVATDLRKDKAKSCTVM, from the exons ATGAAGGAAAGAAGAGCGAGCCAGAAGTTATCGAGCAAGGCGGTGATGGATCCCAACCAGAACGTGAAGTGCAAGATCGTGGTGGTGGGGGACAGCCAGTGCGGGAAGACCGCCCTGCTCCACGTCTTTGCCAAGGACTGCTTCCCTGAG AGCTACGTCCCCACCGTCTTCGAGAACTACACGGCCAGCTTCGAGATCGACACGCAGCGCATCGAGCTCAGCCTCTGGGACACCTCGG GGTCTCCTTATTATGACAATGTCCGCCCGCTCTCCTATCCAGATTCTGATGCTGTCCTGATTTGCTTTGACATCAGTCGGCCAGAAACTCTTGACAGTGTGCTAAAAAAG TGGAAAGGTGAAATCCAGGAGTTTTGTCCGAACACCAAAATGCTTTTGGTTGGTTGCAAGTCGGATCTGCGCACAGATGTAAGCACGCTAGTGGAGCTTTCCAATCATAGGCAGACGCCTGTGTCCTACGATCAG ggTGCAAATATGGCCAAACAGATTGGAGCAGCTACGTATATTGAATGCTCAGCCTTACAGTCAGAAAACAGTGTCAGAGACATTTTTCATGTTGCCACCTTGGCGTGtgtgaataaaacaaataaaaatgttaaacgAAACAAATCGCAGAGGGCAACAAAGCGGATTTCACACATGCCTGGCAGGCCAGAACTTTCCACAGTGGCGACGGACTTGCGAAAGGACAAAGCAAAGAGTTGCACGGTGATGTGA